One Solea senegalensis isolate Sse05_10M linkage group LG3, IFAPA_SoseM_1, whole genome shotgun sequence genomic window carries:
- the LOC122766317 gene encoding tripartite motif-containing protein 16-like has protein sequence MERGRISCSICLDLLKEPVTLTCGHSFCKNCIKDHWDSEDEKRIYSCPQCREAFRSRPEVKKNTMLADLVEELKKTGLHSAPAEHCYAGAEDVACDVCTGRKLKALKSCLVCLASYCEEHLQPHRHSPPLKKHKLVEPSENLQENICSRHDEVMKMFCRTDQLCICYLCSVDEHEGHDTATAAAERVQKQSDLQRSLQEVQQRLQDRGKDMKALRQGVEALNRSADKAAEDTDEIFTEMTRLLQRRSSDVKQQIRSEQETEVSRVRDIEEKLQREIAELKKREAELKRLLLTHDHNHFLLKYRSLSALSPSTHSSTSIKIRPLRHLEDMTAAVTKLRGQLKVLLSETRVDVPLPHPQPKTRAEFLTHSQEITLDPNTVNAWMSLSEGNMKVTVVKENLPYPRHPDRFTDDYQVLSGQSVSGRCYWEVEWRGGGVSVAVAYKNIRRSGGSSGGCGFGFNDKSWAMYCYRDSCNFGHNRVWTRVSGGLTSRIGVYLDQNAGRLSFYRVSNDTMTLLHRVHATFTQPLYAGVGFNYDLFYLPGDTAEFCQLK, from the coding sequence ATGGAGCGAGGGAGAATCAGCTGTTCGATCTGTCTGGATCTTCTGAAGGAGCCAGTGACTCTTACCTGTGGACACAGCTTCTGTAAGAACTGTATTAAAGACCACTGGGACTCAGAGGATGAGAAGAGGATctacagctgccctcagtgtAGAGAGGCCTTCAGGTCAAGACCTgaggtgaagaaaaacaccatgttGGCTGATttagtggaggagctgaagaagaccGGACTCCACTCTGCTCCTGCCGAGCACTGCTATGCCggagctgaagatgtggcctgtgatgtttgcactggcaggaaactgaaagcactcaagtcctgtttggtttgtttggcctcttactgtgaggaaCACCTCCAGCCTCATCGTCACTCGCCTCCATTAAAGAAGCACAAGCTGGTGGAGCCCTCCGAGAACCTCCAGGAGAACATCTGTTCCCGTCATGACGaggtgatgaagatgttctGCCGAACAGATCAGCTGTGCATCTGTTATCTCTGCTCGGTGGATGAACATGAAGGCCACGACACGGCCACGGCCGCGGCGGAGAGGGTGCAGAAGCAGAGCGACCTGCAGCGGAGTCTCCAAgaagtccagcagagactccaggACAGAGGCAAAGACATGAAGGCGCTGCGACAGGGGGTGGAGGCTCTGAATCGCTCTGCTGACAAAGCCGCGGAAGACACAGACGAGATCTTCACCGAGATGACGCGTCTCCTGCAGAGGAGAAGCTCCGacgtgaagcagcagatcaggTCGGAGCAGGAAACCGAAGTGAGTCGAGTCAGAGACATCGAGGAGAAGCTACAGCGGGAGATCGCagagctgaagaagagagaagctgaactgaagcGGCTCTTACTCACACACGACCACAACCACTTTCTCCTCAAATACCGCTCGCTGTCTGCACTCAGTCCGTCCACACACTCGTCCACCAGCATCAAAATACGTCCTCTGAGACACTTAGAGGACATGACAGCAGCTGTAACAAAGCTCAGAGGTCAACTAAAGGTCCTACTGAGCGAGACTCGAGTGGACGTCCCGCTGCCACACCCACAACCGAAGACCAGAGCCGAGttcctcacacattcacaggaAATCACTCTGGACCCAAACACGGTGAACGCGTGGATGTCGTTGTCTGAGGGAAACATGAAGGTCACCGTCGTGAAGGAGAACCTGCCGTATCCTCGTCACCCGGACAGATTCACTGACGATTATCAGGTGCTGAGTGGACAGAGCGTGAGTGGACGCtgttactgggaggtggagtggagaggaggaggagtcagcgTCGCCGTCGCGTACAAGAACATCAGACGATCAGGAGGGTCGTCGGGTGGATGTGGGTTTGGATTCAACGACAAATCCTGGGCTATGTATTGTTACCGCGACAGCTGTAACTTTGGCCACAACAGAGTCTGGACCAGAGTCTCGGGCGGTCTGACCTCCAGAATCGGAGTCTACCTGGACCAGAACGCAGGTCGCCTGTCCTTCTACAGAGTCTCCAATGACACCATGACTCTGCTCCACAGAGTCCACGCCACGTTCACTCAGCCACTCTACGCCGGAGTTGGATTTAACTACGATCTTTTCTATTTGCCCGGAGACACGGCCGAGTTCTGTCAACTCAAATAA
- the cnpy3 gene encoding protein canopy homolog 3, whose protein sequence is MILTLYATFLCVVSCVGAAAGGGDDDWVHLPNKCEVCKFVSIEMKSAFDETGKTKEVIDRNYRFIDSKGAPPIKYVKSDLRFIEVVENVCQRLLEYNLHKERSGSNRFAKGMSETFSTLHGLVNKGVNVVMDIPYELWNETSAEVADLKKQCDVLVEQYEDVIEDWYKGNQEEDLTTYLCEKHVLKGKDADCLKEDLSHRKKGDHAAIAEDKKKKKKTTKKGGKKEKNDGDDGSEDEKKKKKEKKKKKKKSKAPVEAEDGAVFSDEQIQPQVPLSGHKTEL, encoded by the exons atgattttaactCTGTACGCCACGTTTTTATGCGTCGTTTCTTGTGTGGGAGCAGCGGCGGGAGGAGGCGACGATGACTGGGTTCATCTGCCGAACAAATGtgaag tctgtaaGTTTGTCAGTATTGAGATGAAGTCTGCGTTTGATGAGACGGGAAAAACCAAAGAGGTCATCGACAGGAACTATCGCTTTATTGACAGCAAGGGGGCGCCACCCATCAAATATGTCAAGTC AGACCTCAGGTTCATCGAGGTGGTGGAGAACGTGTGTCAGAGGCTGCTGGAGTACAATCTGCACAAGGAGAGGAGCGGCAGCAACCGCTTCGCCAag GGAATGTCGGAGACCTTCTCCACTCTTCACGGTCTGGTGAATAAAGGCGTGAACGTGGTGATGGACATTCCCTACGAGCTGTGGAACGAGACGTCGGCCGAGGTCGCCGACCTCAAGAAACAG tgtgatgtgtTGGTGGAGCAGTATGAGGACGTGATTGAGGACTGGTACAAAGGAAACCAAGAGGAAGACCTGACCACGTACCTGTGTgagaaacatgttcttaaaggaAAAGATGCAG ACTGTCTGAAAGAGGACTTGTCACACAGGAAGAAGGGAGACCACGCCGCCATCGCggaggacaagaagaagaagaagaagacgacaaagaaaggagggaagaaagaaaagaacgaCGGAGACGACGGCTCAGAGGacgagaaaaagaagaagaaggagaagaagaagaagaagaagaagagcaaagcTCCGGTGGAGGCGGAGGACGGAGCAGTGTTTTCTGACGAGCAGATCCAGCCTCAGGTTCCTCTGTCTGGACACAAGACGGAGCTGTGA
- the trpc5a gene encoding short transient receptor potential channel 5a, with protein MNPMTQLYYKKATYSPYRDRIPLQIVRAEVELSAEERAYLTAVEKGDYAGVKHALREAEVYYNMDVNCLDPLGRSALLIAIENENLEIMELLLDHGIHTGDALLYAIRKEVVGAVELLLSHRRPSGEKQVPSLMMDSQFSEFTPDITPIMLAAHTNNYEIIKLLVQRKVTIPRPHQIRCDCVECVSSSEVDSLRHSRSRLNIYKALASPSLIALSSEDPILTAFRLGWELKELSKVENEFRQEYEELSQQCKRFAKDLLDQARSSRELETILNHRDNDQSEELDPRQCHDLAKLKLAIKYHQKEFVAQPNCQQLLATLWYDGFPGWRRQHWAVKLVTCFIIGLMFPVFSLIYLLAPKSALGRFIKKPFIKFICHTASYLTFLFLLLLASQHIARTNLHMQGPPPTVVEWMILPWVLGFIWAEIKEMWDGGFTEYIHDWWNLMDFAMNSLYLATISLKIVAYVKYNSSRPREEWEMWHPTLIAEALFAIANIFSSLRLISLFTANSHLGPLQISLGRMLLDILKFLFIYCLVLLAFANGLNQLYFYYETTASEEPNNCKGIRCERQNNAFSTLFETLQSLFWSIFGLMNLYVTNVKARHEFTEFVGATMFGTYNIISLVVLLNMLIAMMNNSYQLIADHADIEWKFARTKLWMSYFDEGGTLPPPFNIVPSPKSILYLLMWLHNKLCRRGQPPGEEPHKCENLREFTERHADSLIQNKHYQEVIRSLVKRYVAAMIRSAKTDEGLTEENFKELKQDISSFRYEVLDLLGNRRPPRRHYSSSSETVKDDGASQDDSESGDSGGVGSQRSKGVTFMTPLEDDSRPAPTLGVSALVRSVSGMTRMEGEEAELEEGIRWGEEDEDEDGKPKSNGLKASGVPPSSSAHFPPSSSSLSSTLSSSLSRTRSRLQRLSSPGTKTDSFKRLSYLFSRSKRKAPPMPIPLQAPPSYTISDGLLLPLGSHSHSDYGLSEVTRSETHLNVVGRSVDIGSPSFSPRRTNGRDSLLTLPLPPPCPCQSLHCASNMSESSSRLLDSSEDVFQGGSGHGGVDGRGGRRGLTVMGGWVGPCDDVIEDSCEVIEDSVTTQL; from the exons atgAATCCCATGACACAGCTGTACTACAAGaag GCGACGTATTCGCCGTACCGCGACCGCATCCCTCTGCAGATCGTCCGCGCCGAGGTGGAGCTGTCGGCCGAGGAGCGCGCGTACCTCACCGCCGTGGAGAAGGGCGACTACGCGGGCGTCAAGCACGCCCTGCGCGAGGCCGAGGTCTACTACAACATGGACGTGAACTGCCTGGACCCGCTGGGGCGCAGCGCGCTGCTCATCGCCATCGAGAACGAGAACCTGGAGATCATGGAGCTGCTGCTCGACCACGGCATCCACACGGGCGACGCCCTCCTCTACGCCATCAGGAAGGAGGTGGTGGGCGccgtggagctgctgctgtcgcACAGGAGGCCCAGCGGAGAGAAACAA GTTCCCTCGCTGATGATGGACAGTCAGTTTTCCGAGTTCACGCCAGACATCACTCCCATCATGCTCGCCGCTCACACCAACAACTACGAGATCATCAAGCTGCTCGTCCAGAGGAAG GTCACGATTCCCAGACCACACCAGATCCGCTGTGACTGTGTCGAGTGCGTGTCCAGTTCAGAG GTCGACAGCCTTCGACATTCAAGATCCCGACTCAACATCTACAAGGCTCTGGCCTCGCCGTCGCTCATCGCGTTGTCCAGTGAAGATCCGATCCTCACGGCCTTCAGACTGGGCTGGGAACTCAAAGAGCTCAGCAAG GTGGAGAACGAGTTTCGCCAGGAGTACGAGGAGCTGTCGCAGCAGTGCAAGCGCTTCGCCAAAGACCTGCTGGACCAGGCCAGGAGTTCCCGAGAGCTGGAGACAATCCTGAACCACAGAGACAACGACCAGAGCGAGGAGCTGGACCCCAGGCAGTGTCACGACCTGGCCAAGCTCAAGCTGGCCATCAAGTATCACCAGAAGGAG tTCGTGGCTCAGCCGAACTGTCAGCAGCTTCTGGCCACGCTGTGGTACGACGGTTTTCCGGGCTGGAGGAGACAACACTGGGCCGTCAAACTGGTCACGTGCTTCATCATCGGACTCATGTTTCCCGTGTTTTCACTG atctACCTGTTGGCGCCGAAGAGTGCGCTGGGTCGTTTCATCAAGAAGCCGTTCATCAAGTTCATCTGTCACACGGCGTCGTACCTGaccttcctcttcctgctgctgctcgcctCGCAGCACATCGCACGCACCAACCTCCACATGCAGGGGCCGCCGCCCACCGTGGTGGAGTGGATGATTCTGCCGTGGGTGCTCG GCTTCATCTGGGCGGAGATTAAGGAAATGTGGGACGGTGGTTTCACGGAATACATCCACGACTGGTGGAACCTGATGGACTTCGCCATGAACTCACTCTACCTGGCGACGATTTCGCTGAAGATCGTCGCGTATGTGAAG TACAACTCGTCCCGACCCAGAGAAGAGTGGGAGATGTGGCATCCGACGCTGATCGCGGAGGCGCTGTTCGCCATCGCTAACATCTTCAGCTCGCTCAGACTCATCTCGCTCTTCACGGCGAACTCTCACCTCGGGCCTCTGCAGATCTCACTGGGCCGGATGCTGCTGGACATCCTCAAGTTCCTCTTCATCTACTGTCTG GTCCTGCTGGCGTTTGCTAACGGTCTGAACCAGCTCTATTTCTACTACGAGACCACGGCGTCAGAAGAGCCCAACAACTGCAAAGGCATCCGCTGTGAGCGACAGAACAACGCCTTCTCAAC ATTATTCGAGACGCTACAGTCTCTCTTCTGGTCGATATTCGGCCTCATGAACTTGTACGTCACTAACGTGAAAGCGCGTCACGAGTTCACGGAGTTCGTGGGGGCGACCATGTTTGGGACGTACAACATCATCTCGCTGGTCGTCCTTCTCAACATGTTGATCGCGATGATGAACAACTCGTACCAGCTCATCGCC GACCACGCGGACATCGAGTGGAAGTTCGCCCGCACTAAACTGTGGATGAGCTACTTTGACGAGGGCGGGACTCTGCCGCCGCCGTTCAACATCGTCCCGAGTCCAAAGTCCATCTTGTATCTGCTGATGTGGCTCCACAACAAGCTGTGCAGGAGAGGACAGCCCCCGGGGGAGGAGCCACACAAATGCGAAAACCTGCGAGAGTTCACG GAACGTCACGCTGACAGTCTGATCCAGAACAAACACTaccag GAAGTGATACGGAGCCTGGTGAAGAGGTACGTGGCGGCCATGATACGCAGCGCTAAGACGGACGAGGGACTGACGGAGGAAAACTTTAAG GAGTTGAAACAGGACATCTCCAGTTTCCGTTATGAGGTCCTGGATCTCCTTGGCAACCGGCGTCCTCCCCGGCGACACTACTCGTCCTCCAGTGAGACAGTGAAGGACGACGGCGCGTCACAGGATGACAGCGAATCGGGTGACAGTGGTGGAGTTGGAAGCCAGAGGTCAAAGGGCGTGACCTTTATGACCCCGCTGGAGGACGACTCGAGGCCGGCGCCCACACTTGGCGTCTCCGCTCTGGTACGCTCCGTCTCCGGAATGACCCGGATGGAAGgtgaggaggcggagctggaggaggGCATCAGGTggggggaggaggatgaggacgaGGACGGGAAACCAAAGAGCAACGGGCTAAAGGCGAGCGGCGTCCCTCCGTCCTCCTCCGCACACTTCCCGCCGTCGTCTTCGTCACTTTCATCGACTCTGTCGTCGTCGCTGTCTCGCACGAGGAGTCGTCTTCAGCGTCTTTCGTCGCCCGGGACAAAAACAGACTCCTTCAAACGTCTCTCCTACTTGTTCTCCCGCTCCAAACGCAAAGCGCCACCCATGCCCATCCCTCTCCAGGCCCCGCCCTCTTACACCATCTCGGACGGGTTGCTCCTCCCACTGGGGAGCCACAGCCACTCTGACTATGGACTCAGTGAAGTGACGAGAAGCGAGACTCACCTGAACGTGGTGGGACGCTCCGTCGACATCGGCAGCCCCTCGTTCTCGCCACGGAGAACAAATGGGCGGGATTCGCTCCTGACGCTGCCCCTCCCACCTCCCTGTCCCTGCCAATCCCTGCACTGTGCTTCCAACATGTCCGAGTCCAGCTCCCGCCTCCTGGACTCCAGCGAGGACGTTTTCCAGGGTGGATCAGGCCACGGCGGCGTGGACGGCAGAGGAGGGCGACGAGGGCTGACGGTGATGGGGGGGTGGGTTGGGccatgtgatgatgtcatagagGACAGCTGTGAGGTCATAGAGGACTCTGTCACAACTCAGCTAtag